The following DNA comes from Triticum aestivum cultivar Chinese Spring chromosome 3D, IWGSC CS RefSeq v2.1, whole genome shotgun sequence.
ttttaccttggggtgccttgggcatccccaagcttaggctcttgccactcattattccaaaatccatcaaatctttacccaaaaacttgaaaacttcataacacaaaacttcaacagaaaatctcatgagctccgttagtataagaaaataaaccaccactttaaggtactgtaatgaaatcattctttacttatattggtgttaaacctactgtattccatcttctctatggttcataccccccgatactgttggaaatatgccctagaggcaataataaattggttattattatatttccttgttcatgataatcatttattgtccatgctagaattgtattgataggaaactcagatacatgtgtggatacatagacaacaccatgtccctagtaagcctctagttgactagctcgttgatcaatagatggttacggtttcctgaccatggacattggatgtcgttgataacgggatcacatcattaggagaatgatgtgatggacaagacccaatcctaagcatagcataaaagatcgtgtagttcgtttgctagagcttttccaatgtcaagtatcatttccctagaccatgagatcgtgcaactcccggataccgtaggagtgctttgggtgtaccaaacgtcacaacgtaattgggtgactataaaggttcactacgggtatctccgaaagtgtctgttgggttggcacggatcgagactgggatttgtcactccgtatgacggagaggtatctctgggcccactcggtaatgcatcatcataatgagctcaatgtgactaaggagttagccacgggatcatgcattacggtacgagtaaagtgacttgccggtaacaagattgaacaaggtattgggataccgacaatcgaatctcgggcaagtaacgtaccgattgacaaagggaattgtatacggggttgattgaatcctcgacatcgtggttcatccgatgagatcatcgtggaacatgtgggagccaacatgggtatccagatcccactgttggttattgaccggagaggcgtctcggtcatgtatgcatgtctcccgaacccgtagggtctacacacttaaggttcggtgacgctagggttgtagagatattagtatgcggaaacccgaaagttgttcggcgtcccggatgagatcccggacgtcacgaggagttccggaatggtccggaggtgaagaattatatataggaagtcaagtttcggccaccgggaaagtttcgggggtcaccggtattgtaccgggaccaccggaagggtcccgggggtccatcgggtggggccacctatcccggagggccccatgggatgaagtggaaagggaaccagcccttagtgggctggggcaccccccatgggcctcccccctgcgcctagggttggaaaccctagggtggggggcgccccacttgccttggggggcaagtctcccccctggccgcccccccccatgcagatgggttccagggccggcgccccccccccccgccctccaggggtcctataaatagtggggggagggagggcagcaacatgacAGCcccgggcgcctccctctccccttgcaacacctctccctctcgcagaagcttggcgaagccctgccgagaccccgctacttccaccaccacgccatcgtgctgctggatctccatcaacctctccttcccccttgctggatcaagaaggaggagacgtcgctgctccgtacgtgtgttgaacgcggaggtgccgtccgttcggcactcggtcatcggtgatttggatcacggcgagtacgactccatcaaccccgttcattggaacgcttccgctcgcgatctacaagggtatgtagatgcactcctttcccctcattgctagtatactccatagatggatcttggtgatgcgtagaaaaattttaaattctgctacgatccccaacagatactacttatagattcattaaaataagcaaacaacacacgaaaaacagaatctgtcaaaacaaaacagtctgtagcaatctgacatgttcgaatacttctgtaactccaaaaattctgaaataaattggtgcacgtgaggaatttgtctattaattatcttcaaaaagaatcaacctaaaatcactctccagtaaaaaatggcagctaatctcgtgagcgcaaaagtttctgttttttacagcaagatcgcaaagacttcacccatgtcttcccaaaggttctacttggcacaaacactaattaaaacataaaacaacatctaggctagatgaattatttattactaaacatgggcaaaaagcaaagaacaaaaataaaattgggttgcctcccaacaagcgctatcgtttaacgcccctagctaggcattgacaattttaatgatgctcacatcaaagacaagaattaaagcacaaagagagcatcatagaacacgtgataaacacatctaagtctaacatacttcctatgcataggcattttataagcaaacaaattatcatagcaagcaaaaattagcatatgcaaggaagaaggaaaaatttatacaaccatattttcctctctcataataattacatgtaggatcataggcaaattcaacaaaatatctatcacataacatattctcaacatggtccacatgcatgcgaagttgacactcttccaaaatagtgggactatcattaactaaagtcatgacctctccaaacccacttttatcaaaaataccataagattgaacattctccaaatatgtgggatctaaagttgacactcttccaaacccactttcaatattattgcaaacactattatcaatctcatattcatcatggggcttaaataaattttcaagatcataagaagaatcacgccaatcatgatcattgcaacaagtagtagacatagcaaaactagcatccccaagcttagggttttgcatattattagcacaattgacatcaagagactttatagtaaaatcattgcaatcatgctttttattcaaggagctatcgtgaatctcttaataaatttcttcatcacaattttcagattcacgaatttcaagcaaaacctcataaaaataatctagtgcactcaactcactagcaattggttcatcataattggatctctcaaaaagattagcaagtggacgaggatccataaacttttagcaagcgaagatgcaagcgaaaagaaggcacatggtaacacaagatcgaacggaaggagggcgaagaaaaggcaaaggttttcaaaaatcattttagaagtgggggagaggaaaacgagatgcgaatggcaaataatgtaatgcgagggagaagagtttatgatgggtacttggtatgtcttgacttggcgtagatctccccggcaacggcgccagaaatccttcttgctacctcttgagcatgcgttggttttcccttgaagaaaaaagggtgatgcagcaaagtagcgtaagtatttccctcagtttttgagaaccaaggtatcaatccagtaggagacaacgcacaagtcacctagtacctgcacaaacaatcaagaaccttgcaaccaacgcgataaaggggttgtcaatcccttcacggtcactcgcaaaagtgagatctaataaagatagtaaagtaaatatttttggtattttgttgtatagattggaaagtaaatattgcaaaataaaaagaacggcgacagaaattggcaagttgacaggaaactaatatgatgtaaaatagactcggggccataggtttcactagtggcttctctcaagatagcatgtattacggtgggtgaacaaattagtgctgagcaattgatagaaaagcgcatagttatgagaatatctaaggcaatgatcatgaatataagcatcacgtccgtgtcaagtagaccgaaacgattctgcatctactactattactccacacatcgaccgctatccagcatgcatctagagtattaagttcataagaatagagtaacgcattaagcaagatgacatgatgtagagggataaactcaagcaatatgatataaaccccattttttatcctcgatggcaacaatacaatacgtgccttgctgcccctactgtcactgggaaaggacaccgcaagattgaacccaaagctaagcacttctcccattgcaagaaagatcaatctagtaggccaaactaaaccgataattcgaagagacttgcaaagataccaaatcatgcatatcaggattcagagaagaaccaaataatattcatagataatcttgttcataaatccacaattcatcggatctcggcaaacacaccgcaaaagagtattacatcgaatagatctccaagaacattgaggagaactttgtattgagaatcaaagagagagaagaagccatctagctaataactatggacccgaaggtctgtggtaaactactcacgcttcatcgaagaggctatggtgttgatgtagaagccctccatgatcgattccccctctggcagatcgccggaaaaggtcccaagatgggatctcacgggtacagaaggttgcggcggtggaaaagttgtttcgtggctctctctaatcaatctagggtataagagtatatataggcgaaagaagtacgtcggtggagctacgaggggcccacgagggtgggggcgcgcctaccctcctgggcgcgccctcctgcctcgtggccgcctcacggagttctagacttccactccaagttttcttgattgctttcgttccaagaaagatcatcgtgaaggtttcattccgtttggactccgtttggtattccttttttgcgaaactctaaaataggcaaaaaaacataaaactggcactgggcctccggttaataggttagtcccaaaaataatacaaaagagcatattaaagcccattaaacatccaaaacacataatataatagcatggaacaatcaaaaattatagatacgttggagacgtatcaataacggttgcgcgagtccatggagggctccacccacgaaggtccacgaagaagcaaccttgtctatcccaccatggccatcgcccacgaaggacttgcctcactagggtagatcttcacgaagtaggcgatctccttgcccgtacaaactgcttggttcaactccacaatcttgacggaggctcccaagtgacacctaaccaatctaggagacaccactctccaaaaggtaatagatggtgtgttgatgatgaactccttgctcttgtgcttcaaatgatagtctgcccaacactcaactctctctcacggatttggattttgtggaaagatgatttgagtggaaagcaacttggggaaggctagagatcaagatttatgtggttggaatggaatatcttgacctcaacacatgagtaggtggttctctctcagaaaatgtatgctggaagtgtaggcatgttctgatggctctcctcacgaatgaagagtgggtggaggggtacatatagcctccacacaaaatctaaccgttacacacaattcaccaaactcggtgggagcgaatcagaaaactcggttagaccggttcagttcaaaatgtgaacgttaggctttcaggtgtgaccgacatgtcaactcggtgggaccgatttcattagggttagggcataacgtgatctcggtgagaccgattacacaaactcagtgggaccgattttggtaataagctaaccagggagttggtcaggcaaactcggtgggaccgattcgctcatttcggtgagaccgaaatgttacgaaggggaaacagagagtttgcattgcgaactcggtgggaccgatcgctcatctcggttagaccgaaacgttacgaagggaaacagagagtttgcaatcccatctcggtgagaccgagatccctatcggtgagaccgaattgattagggtttctggcagtggctatgtcaaatgaactcggtggcgccggatagatcaaatcggtggggccgagtttgacttttggtttcagacatatgtggatatgagaaagtggttgagggtttttggagcatatcactaagaattttgagcaagcaatccattaaggaacacctcatcccttttaatagtattggcttttcctatggactcaatgtgatcttggatcactaaaatgaaaatgtagagtcttgagcttgagccaatatgtgtccttagcattttcaggggtccacattcctaatccatgccaagccaatcattgaactttctaaaatgatcatcttgaaatagcattagttcaatgagctatatgttgttagtaccaaaaccacccaaggatagttgcactttcagttcgTCTTTTTAGATTCGACGTAGATGGCGTGTTGCCTTGTCACCCTCTTGAGGGCGTCGTCGTGAAGCTCAGGTACCTTCTGGTTGCAATGAGTCAGCGTATTCGGGCTTGCTTCGACCCTGGCGAGAAGCTTCTTCGACTCTGACGTGGGTGGTTTCGTTGGTCTCCTATATTTTACGCATGTCCTAGTTATCATCACTCTCGGTCCTAACTGTTCGCTCGCAGGATCGGAGCTCCGCGACCTAGAGCGAGAGTGCAAGCGACCCTTTCTTGCGATATCTTGGTGTGTGTGGTGTAACTGGCCCAGTGGTTTCCTAtggaggcatggttttgcttcgtCTGGTAGTTCCTGTAGCCTTGTCGGAGTTTTTGGTCAAATCTTCGATAGGGTACCTGGCCAGACGAGTAGATCGAATGGGAAACAAGGCAGAGTTTTAATCATGTTTAGACCCTCGTAAAAGAGGTAATATCCTACTCCTACTCGCATATATTGATTTGTGTACATGGGTTACAAAGATTGAGGCATTGAGCAATATCTTTGTGATTCTGTACCTAGCTGATCTAGCCTCAACTTATATCGCTAACGTGGTTTAGGGTTACATGTTCTAATTTCTAAATCAATTAGAGGAGTCCTCATGGGCGTCAGTCATCTCGTGGTATACTCCAAGTTTTCCAGGTCCACGTGGTAGTAGGACCATGGCCCAGGCGAACTGTCCCATGTCATAACAGACCTAGGAGGCCCCAGGATGACCTACTTGGGCGGATTCCGATAAGGTGAGGCACCCTTGGGCCGTAACAACCTCAAGCCTATTGTTAAGTGTGGCTAGTCCTTTTTTCTTGCTCAACGCTGAGTTGGTGACGTTTTCGCTCCTCTCTTTATTATCCTCTGTATTTTGATCTGGTAAGAAGGTTATCTCACCACCTTATATCGGATGGGTCATTTGGGCTATAAAGTAGGGCAAAAGCCTAATTCGAgatatgtggttggatggttaggaggacagttgTATCTCCAGCCCACcagagttcaagtcctagacttgacaccgatgctcgcatttttctgaaattatttcaggcctttcggcgatgtgcgtttagtgaaagagacgttcccgtcgactacgaaggCGTCTGTGGCGACTCCGTCAATCTCAAGAAGATGTGccagctcagtctctcggaggtgctcataggggtagggatGTGCGTGCGTGCATTCATATGGGTGAGTGTATGTGTGCATCTATGAGTGTGTGCATCTGTACTATGTTAAAAGAACTAGTTTTTTTGAAAGGCCATCATGGGTAGCTTTATTAGATCAGAACACGTTTACATCGTCTACGAGCAAACTGACAATACAGTCAGGAGGCTCGTTTAACCAACTAATCGAAGCCATATTACAATAACTATAGTTTGCTAGCACATGCACTACTTTGTTACAAGAACGAAGACAATGCTTAAACATGACCTTCCCGATCATAGATCCTAAATCCACACACTCAACGAATAAAGCTGCCGCATCATCCCACCATCTCGTCTGTCCATTGCAGTAATTGATGACTTGTAGTGAGTCCGACTCCGCATCAACTTGGTTCAGACCGAGCGAATTAGCGAACTCTAATCCATCCCTCATAGCCATTGCTTCAACAGTAATAACATTCGCTGCATGTGGGATGAATTTGCACTGAGCCGCAATAAAGTTCCCCCTGTCATCTCTAAGTACTGCAGATGTTGCACCCAGTACTTCATCTGCAAAGAACGCTGCATCAACATTTAGCTTAGTATATCGTGGGTCAGGTTTACTCCATTTTGTTTCAGGCAACTCTAGAGAACGGGATGAAGACATTTGAAAATTTCTTGCGATCGAGAGAACAGAAATTGGTCATCTCCATGATGGAGGCACGGGAGCATTGTGTGTCATTTGTCTTCGAACCCACCATAGGTACCAACTTCCAGTGCCAAGAGCTTGCTTAAAATTGACACTAGGATGTATCTGTAGGTAATTATCCGGTAATGATAGCAGGTACTCAAAAATAGCCGAGCCTGATCTATCAACATGCAATGAGTTATCGACCAGCTCGAGCATGCCCGGCCGCGCCCAAAGATCCCTTGCATGCGCACACTCAAATAGAAGATGCCTGACATCCTCCGCCTCTTGGTGGCAGATAGGGCATGCACCATTAGAATCGACATGTCTATTTGTCAGGATGGCTCGTAGTGGGATGATTCCTCATAATACTCTCCAGCAAAATACCTGAATTTTACGTGGAACTGAGCATCATCTAAATTTTTTTAAAGCTACTAGTTAGAACCATACTTTTTATCTCCCGTGAGCTTGAGGAATGAGGACCATAGCTAAGACGATTGATTTTTTTAGTGGTTTCTTTTTGTTTCCGTCCAAAGGGAAGCTACATTTTTTTTTTGAGCAACAAGGGAAGCTACCTTTTTTCGCCAGTTTATGGCCCAGCTAGTACTGCAATAGAGGCCCACGAATAGATTGACCAGGCCAAATAGAGATATAGGCTTCTAAACCCTCGCCACACCTTGTGCGAGATTCCATTTCCACTTTTCACCCGAAACCCCAGCCATGGCGATCGCCGCGGATTCCACCGCCGAGCAAGCCCCGAACCCTGCTCCCCACGAGCCTTCGGACGAGCCCCGCAAGGCTCCCGACCAGCCCGACCGTGGCGAGGACAATGGGGTCGACttcgacgaggaggaggacgatgcaGAGGAGCTGGACGGGCCGGCGGCGTACAAGGAGAAGGTGAAGGCCGTCTTCCGTCGCCTGCACGCCGAGCCCGTCGGCATCCGCGTCCACGACGTCATCATCAGGGGCAATTTCAAGACCCGCGGCTCCCTCATCGAGGCGGAGGTCGCCGACCTGCTCCGCTCTGCCGGCACCGTGCAGGGCCTGGTGCGCGCCTCCAGCCATGCCAACGCGCTGCTGCGCCGCCTCGACGTGTTCGACTCCGTCTCCATCACCCTCGGCGCAGGCCCGCCCGAGTTCCCCGGTACTGCAATCGTCACCATCCAAGTCGTGGAGGCGGCCAGACCCTACAATCGtggcatcttcttcttccccaagaaaGAGGTGAAGATCTCTGTAAAATTGCAACGCAAGTGCCTTCAGTTTGTTATTTCTTCCGTTAGCGATGTGTTGGTCAGATGAAGTGCTGCTGAATTAGTTTGGATTCGTTGCTGCTACTATGTGTGTACTGTAGTTTAATTATTGCATTGCATTGCTGGCATGTTCTAAACCAAGGATGCTCAAAGTGGCCACTTTTTACCTACATTACCAATTATTGCATTCGTTACTGCTAGACAAGAATTAGAGGTAACACTAATCAGTAGTCATGTGCTGTTATTTGGTGTATGAATAGGAAATTTTAATGCTTGGAGTCTTACTTTGGTTGCTTTCGTGTGTTCGTTTATCACCTAAGTTAGCATACGCCCTCTCGAATGAATACATCTATTTATCTTAATAATTATGTAGGATTTGGATAGATTATCAGACACAACCATTTGGTGGTGTGGCGACACTCAATTCTTCATCGCTATTTGAGAACACTCAATTGGTTACCATTTTATTATCTTGAGTGAGGCATACAACTGTGAACCATCTCTTATCCAAGAAAACCACTTAACTATTGTTGGTAAGGAAACATATATTTTGACGGTTGACCTACAGCATAGTAAATACACCGTATTATGTGACGCCATTCTAGTCAGAAAACAGAACCATGCAAACATCTTTTTATTTGGGTAAAATAGGTAAATTGGTTTGTTATGTGATGTCATTCTAATGTCTAGTATACACTTAGTGTTAACAACATAAGAGCAGAAGATTGCATTGGAGGTCTTGAGTAATATGTGCCTTCTTTTTTAACTGCATTCAGTATCTGAAATGTTTCCGGGAATGATGCTTATATTATATTCAGGTAATATCATGGCCAGTTGAAGGATGGTTCATGTTGAAGAACCTATTTGGTTATGGGGACATGTGGAATGTTTCAGGAGAATATGGTTGGGATCAGTCATCAAAGATAGACATTGGAGTGTACCTGCCAAGATTGAAATCAATACCAACACCTTTGACGGCTCGGGCATCAATCCTTTCCGAAGATTGGCTGAAGTTTTCATCATACAAGCAGCGTCTTCTTGGCCTTAAGTTTGGTTTGCTTTCAACCTGGCACCATAACTTGTCTTATGATCTGGCATGGCGTACCTTAACTGATCCCTCACAAATGGCATCAGAATCCATAAGGAGGCAGTTAGGACATAATCTGCTTTCTGCACTGAGTTATGCATATAAAATAGATAAAAGAGATTCAGAATTCCGGCCAACAAAAGGATATGCATTTGTCTCAACTTCTCAAGTTGGCGGTCTATGGAAAAATGGGCTAAGATTCTTCCGCCAGGTTCTTATGCAACCAACTTCTCGTGGTTAATCTTCCATGCAAAGTTTATGCCTACTTTACCTTCATTGCGTTTCTGCTTTCTAATATGTCAAACATTGAAGAGGAGCATTGGCGCAgcggtaaagctgttgccttgtgaccatgaggccttgtgaccatgaggtcacggcttcgagtcctggaaacagcctcttgcaggaaTGCAGGGAAAGGCTGCATTcaaaagacccaaagtggtcggacccttccctggaccctgcgcaagcgggagctacgtgcaccgggctgccctttttaatACGTCAAACACTCACTACTTACTGTTTATCTGCTTTTTATTAGCTGCACTGTAAAGTAACCTGTGAATTAAATCAAGAAAAAGAAGCCTAAgtgttaattgtgtgttttgctaCTGCCTAGCGAATATCACCTAAGCGCACAGTTCAGGTTTATTTTTTCATCAAATAACGCGCAAAATCCAGGAATGTGCTTTATACTTTATACCAGCATTACCATTTCATTGGAATATACTGTTAGATTGAATAATCCAAGAGTGATGGAAACCCTTACCACAAGGAATAAGTAATTCCCTGTAAAAAGATGGATGTACAAAAGAGTGACTGTGCAAGACCCCGGTATTTAATGCAAGTAACATCTGTTCTCTTTGGTTTTAACAAATTCCGTTTGGCAGTGGAAATGTAGATTGTAGAATATATTGCAATTGATCATGTTACCAACAACTCTCATTGTTTGTGAGTGACTTGTTTGGGAGAGATTGCCAGTGGAAAATAATTGGAAGTTCAATAAGAGATGGATATCAAAACTTAGCATGATCTTAACTGAATAATTTTGACATTTAACTATTTGGAAGGACTGTTCTAATGGGTCACGGTCCTGAAGACAACTTTCAAATTCTTCCTCACACTTATAGCTTCACATCCCAATAGAGAACATAACCAACCATCCGAGCTCATATTATTTGAAATTAAGCCATCGGAAGTCATATTATTCTTCCTCAGACGTATAGCTTCACATTCCAATAGAGAACATAAGCAACCATCGGAGGTCAAATTATTAGCACTTGAGGCATCAAATTAGTCAACTATCCGATTACTGCGCCAAGAGCAGCTGAGTACTCGCCACCTGGTGGTGGAGCCAAAGGTTGGGCCGGGCCCCAGGCCAACCTAGGGCGGACATGATAAACAATGTCAAACAAATGCTACCATCGTCGTCAGGATTCCGGCTTTACGACCCAGGCCACGGGTTGGCTTTCCCGGGTCCTATCCCCCTCCTGTCGCCACCCATTAGCTAAATATAACTGCAGTATATATACGTACTCCCTCCgatcccaaatataagtctttttagtgtttccaacaagtgactacatacggagcaaaatgagtgaatctacactctaaaatatgtctacatacatccgtatgttgtagtccatttgaaatgtctaaaaagacatatatttaggaacagagggagtaccatttaagCATTGCTGATTTTGCTTTGGGCAGTACCTGTCATGGTTTGTTGACTGGCTTCAAATAACCTTACCAGTGTCAATATGCAGCAATTAGAAGTATTTGAGGCTTCtggtgttaggaccccgattccaagtcacaccgatctagcctgtaacacctcatatcactttgcggcctcacgcacggtattcccacgggagtcgccttaccatggcccgggaccgtttgcgccttttggctcacgtatatgacagtgtcgctagcatccatatgacagagaacccgggccgacatggctagttgtgaacccaaagcggcactaacgtatggggacaggcatacatgaatcaacatcgaacgtgccggtcagcagcgtgcgaatccgggttgtagcactgggctaacaggactccgggaacccgggctgtagcaggctaggcaggactccggatgtcaccgcgtgacatttccccgaagggacagacacaggaacgaagtgaatcacatgccggccagtcaagtgttccagagcagtagtgctgggctagcaggactccggtgaaccgggctgtagcggactactat
Coding sequences within:
- the LOC123074943 gene encoding uncharacterized protein translates to MAIAADSTAEQAPNPAPHEPSDEPRKAPDQPDRGEDNGVDFDEEEDDAEELDGPAAYKEKVKAVFRRLHAEPVGIRVHDVIIRGNFKTRGSLIEAEVADLLRSAGTVQGLVRASSHANALLRRLDVFDSVSITLGAGPPEFPGTAIVTIQVVEAARPYNRGIFFFPKKEVISWPVEGWFMLKNLFGYGDMWNVSGEYGWDQSSKIDIGVYLPRLKSIPTPLTARASILSEDWLKFSSYKQRLLGLKFGLLSTWHHNLSYDLAWRTLTDPSQMASESIRRQLGHNLLSALSYAYKIDKRDSEFRPTKGYAFVSTSQVGGLWKNGLRFFRQVLMQPTSRG